The Sesamum indicum cultivar Zhongzhi No. 13 linkage group LG6, S_indicum_v1.0, whole genome shotgun sequence genomic interval gcctgtcgagggagaaaccaccaggtgagcactgttgtattgtacgatcttgttttattaatgaaactaaaATACTTTGGATGTTAGGTCTATAAACACACTTTTTATCtttgcaaaaattataagtatattttttgaggggtattaatgtaattaatttaggggatatttgtaaaaaaaatttcgttGAATATGGATACGATTATAATTCCAACTACAATTTCAAggagtatatttataattttataaagagcATCGGGTGTTTGTGTAGTTAAATATAATCTCAAGGAGTGTcgtataatttctttaaatataaaaaagggaTAAATACCCCTTCCCTAAAGTTTCGTGTAACTATACGTAGACCtcctgtaatttataaaattacatctagtacctTTGAGGTTTGcatccgtctaacaaataggtagtcaaaattcactgaatttttaatattaataaaaaaactgatgaaaattatatttacccaattaatttgttactgacttattgcaggtcacacaattttttttttgactaaattgcccttataacggtgaagatatacatcCTTACATTCATTGGAAGATGTATAgggtaatttattattaaaacatttatttgacctgttataaatcagtaataagtgaactgagggtaaatattatctaatttttttttgttaatatcaacaaattaaataaattttgattaattgagaaacttatttgttagatggaatcAAATTTAACggatattaaatgtaatttttcaaaccacacaaaatttatgtataattgcATCAGACCtcaataaagagaaatataattatccttaaaaatttaagacatTCATATGATAGTAATAATCAAGttgttaaattatatgtagtataaatgattatgtattatattgtAGATTTaggtttttcttttaccatttttcatttgagttttttgttggaaaaaatatcacatacaCTAGACAAGTGATATTTTGTCCATGCATTGCCCGCAAATATCATAtgttttttagataaaaaaattcactgacacagcaaaaaatttaaatgataaagtataaaaatgagtatagttcgaaaaataaaatgtgatttactattatattaaatgattggCAGTTTGAGATGATGTGctaatttaatgtaatatcagaatcaagttaaataaaaaattttgggtTCAAATTTCATCTACATtagtttaaacttttaaataaattcattatttcatcaataaattcatgttATCTATGCTATTATAAAAGcaaatatatactttaatCGTACCAATTTTTAACTGTTTCAACTTACCCtctaatttctatatttttcgaaaaaattatccacaatagtaattttaatattttttaaattattttataaattctattCTTTCTCCTCTCAAGCACTGCTCCATATCCCTCAACCACTatgtgacgccccaaatattgtaatatataattatggaattaattggtaaatatctacgaaatttagttaattaataaataaattataggttgaaattagaatatattaaaatttgaatggagtAAATTGGagctcattataataattgaggataaattatattaattaagaaattaaataaaatgtaatgagtattttaaaaaaaattaaattaaataaaaataaaaataatatatatatatatatatatatatatacatgtatacgTAAAGTGTGAGATAGATATATTGTAAAACATTACAACACACCAATTACAAattacacacactcacaccttAAACACACATGCTAAGAAATATGACAAGACCTCGAGATAAAGTGAGATGATTGAATAATTAtctatttgataattaaaattttgtaaggTGGatgtaagtaaataattagtgttatttatatatattttatatttttgtgatactatttttattaagtttgttATTTATGCTGGAATTGATTTATATGAAATTGTATGGGTGgtggatgatttaatttgaataattgatGAGAAAGAACATAGAAATGTTACATTTGTTGAGTGAAGTGTTATTGGTgcttgtaaataaaaatacgatgatatataattttatgttactaGCTGCTTATAAGAATGCCGATATATGAAAATGATGGAGTagtgaaaattgaatgtaattgTGATATGAGTATCCCTTGATGTTGTTGAATAACTAGTGgggcaaaataaaatgaaaaagagctATAATACGATATGAAAAGATCTATaatgcgaattgaaagagctatgatgcgaatgAGAGGCTATGAAGCGTGTCaagaatattcatttaattattatgtaataaattatgagattaAGTTGGTGGTAAAAAGCACTATATCCACCTTCAAGTAAGCAGACTAGGAAAAGAGGAGTTTAATTGAATGTTTTGTTATCAGTTGACTCTGTTATGTAATAAAGAGttgaattgattatattttatatatgttgctCACATTGTCTTGTTTGGACTATACTTAATATACATCTATAGATAGTGCAGCTATTTGCTTATGAGCTGCAGGCTCAACCCTctgcttatatttttcaggAGTAGTTCTTGATGTGTCTACCTATCGAGAGTTAGGTCCAAATATTGTATTCAATTAGATCGGACCAgtatgcatttttttcctcattcgtcagttaaaatacaaatcacattttagATATATAAAGGGGAACTAAAAGTGTGGACGATGTGGGAACTATTTATGATGGTTTACTTTGTGGTGTATGGTAtgtgcacatatatataatcttatgGGTTGATTGTGTCTGTTGTGACGTTGGCATTACGTGTGCATATTGTCTCTGAATTACGTGCATACTTAAGTGTAAATAAACATGGTtactttaaatatgatatttaggGAGAGATATAGCCGTAGTGCCGTTAGAGAGTGCTACACACCACTCCATATTTCTCTCTTATATCTCTTCTTAACGTTTCttttatctctttcttttgttcacaaacttctttcttctcgcaaatttttcttcttctctccttTCAATATTGCTTCATATACAAACAATAAGCACTAAAAGCAGTAGACGAAGCCGAGAACGTACATGAATGATCATTGATTTATAATGCTAGTTAACAGAAGCGAAAAGCTATTATAAgttgattttatcaatttcttgtGACATacatatcttattttaatttcaatatcgGATTACTATGGGtgttaatttcacttttgttgGTTTCTCGGCGATTGcattaattgtattttccCTTTTCATTAGTTTCTCTTGGAATCATTCCTGTTCTAATTATTGcgatttataatatttgggaagTCATACatgcatgattttatataaatgatgtGGGGAGAAATGGTGCCGGTACTTGATTggactgaaaatattttaagcaGTTACTAAGCACTCTTCATTTCTCACTCTCCATCTCTGAACTTAAAGGTCACATTGTTTTTTCCAGTTGAacaattgttaattttttagtttacgagtgtttttttttttttttttgaagaattgATGATCTGTTGCGCATTATGGCTTCCTAGAATTTACTGAAAAGGTTGTTCCAAATAACGAGTTCTTTAAACTTAAGAACTCTTTTCTTAAGCAGTTGATTGGAATccttatgttattttttttctttttgattggAATCCAGTATTTTCTCCAGGTTCTCTTGCAGAATTACTGATGATACTTCCTTAACGTTATTTTTGCAATCTGTTTATTAAATCGCCGAGcttaatattattctttttacattGGTTCCACTGGTTTTGTACGATAAGTGTTAATGTTCTAATTTGCACCAAGGGAATAATACAAAGGTTCGATTTGTTTCTATGTATcgatattattaatcaaaccCTGCATACGAGTAGAATACTAAAAAtcatatgtaatatatttggcAAGAAAATAGCATCGCAGATCATTCATTCAATTCTAttctgtatttatttatttgtgaggAGAATGTTAAAAGAGAAATGAGAATGTTAAgtgaaaaaaagtataagttTGCGAGggcaaaaaaatatgaaagcagtggatcaaaaaaattaaataagttacaATTGTGTggttactaaaattaaatgaaattactaTTATGCCCAACTTTTATTTGGGAAATGGAATAAATTAAAGAgtacaacaaaaattatttaatgcaTGCTTAAAGTGAATTGGGGAGTACATTAGTGGAAGACGCAGACATTCACTCGCCGTAGTTGTAGCTGAACggcccaattaatttttattcatatactacagtttttataattttttggtaaaattcttttgaataattaattacctgCCCATATCTATCAATCTATCTgtattgtaaaagaaaatttttttatcgtACAAACTTTGAATACCTAATTTACtctttaattcatttcttcaagTAAAAGAATTGACCAttcatagtaattttaattatttgtagctaatttcataattattttttttttatttttctcgaCTTctccatatttctttttacttgcaaactttgataattttaataaatcgataattataatttattttttttgtctcgtactttatcttatatttatttctttaaacaaacttctttctttgtctcatcttatattatatttatattatttaattattttttctaacttaTACTATAATTCTCCTTTACGGGGATCGCATGCTACAAGTActaatataatagaaaagtTCACCGCTACTGtagtatgaaatatatatatttgcaaagCCGAATATTCATACGAGCAAATCGGAGGATAGCCCATCAAAAGTGCTTACCTCAGTTCGGGGAGTGGACTTTCGAGAAACAAGGACtgagtaaataaaataatgagttCCCACGGCAAGCTTCTGCACCACCGTCACCACTTCCACGGCCACCGGCGGGAGTATCTCCCTGTCAAACCCACCGGAGTTCCCGCTTTTTACTTCCGGAGAAATTGCTCCCATTTTTCaggtcctttttttttttttccttttctaatcACTTACTTTAAAACCCCAAAAGGAGGAAAAGTGAAAAagttcatcttttttttgattaaattcgAGTTCTATAATGCAGGATTGCGTCTGAGGAACTCAGGCTTCGGtgagttaatttcttttttgtagtAGTGGCTTGTTCTATATTGCAGAAAGAACTCTGTGGCAGTGGATGGAGTTAGATGTTGGCCGGATTAGCTGATTTTTGATTTGATACTATGATGTTATTTATGCGGAACAAAACTGTGTATTAGGATTTAAATATACTTAGTGCAGGTAAGTGTAGGCTGCAGAGTAGGTGTTGTTCTATACTTTGTTTCTGAAATTAGTGGAGTTAAATGTAGGTGGGATTTCtagattattattaatcagcAAGTGTGGGCCTGATAATTTATCGCCGGAATGGCATCCTAATCACGCATCCGAACCCCCTAAGGTATTTGTGATGTCTATACTTTCTACAGCTTTAACAGCATTTTGTTGTCTAGTTCATGTGGTTTCATTGTGGTTCTTTTGGTTTCTGTTTACAGCTTTAATCATGGTCCGTTGAGTATGATATAACAATGTAATTCAAGGTTTGAACTTAATCAGTATTTGCTTACTCACAACCTTGCATCAAGATTAACTAAGTAATTAGGCTGTTCATACATATTGGATTAATAGttcatttcttatttttattttcctgcTAAAATGGATGTATAGCATAGTTTTAACAGTGGAATGACTCCTGGATGCTTAAGGTTTTGGTCTAGTAGGAACAAGGATGGAGATAAGGCTAGGGAGTTTGCAGGTTCAGTTTTGTGGCTGAAGGGTGCGACTTTGTAGTTTTGTGAATGGTTTAGGATGGTGGGATAGGTGGTGCTTAGGCATATGAAAGAACgaagaaaagggaaatttgaattttacttCTGTGAGATGCATTAAAGAACACTGCTTAGTCTTTGGCTACTTGCTATTGAATCATGTGAATGAAAAGCATATTGGAGCTTTTGAGGACTGAAATACTTGTAGTAGTTAGATTAACTGTTAAAGTCTAGAGACTTTGAATGCCTGAGTAGAAGGGAAGAGTTTCAAAGTAGGTGTTACACCAGAATTCACCCACAACCGCTCCAGGTTTAGAATCCGAATCTCTGCTTTTTGATTGAAATAGTTGTAGTTCCTCTTGCAGGCTTAAAAACATAAAGGTGAAATTTATATGATAGTGAATCACTGGTAAGGCGCTACAAGTGACATTCCTGATGGGTTTATCAGGGCCTGCAGCACTAAGATAAATTCAGCCTCTTTAAGTCCTAGATAATTAGTTCGCACTTCTCTTGGGAAAAGAGTGCATAAATTTTCGTCGGACAATTTGTTTGAATCAGTAAATAATCATTGGGGATCTGATCTACCTGAGAGAGTAAAAACAAGCATGAAATCCATTAAGATATACCTCtgctaaattattatttaatgatacTTAATCCTAGATTCCCAAATGTGAAACAAAATGGAGATAATAAGaactattttcatatttatatctCTTCTTGCTAGAATGTAGCCTTCCTTATGTGTCCTTTATAACAGTTTACTTGCTTATGGTCACCCATTGGTTAATTTGTTTCTGCTTCAGGAGGGCACTTCCTTGATGACCGTCTTGAAGGGTGCAAACTCTTTTCTACCTCAAGTGGTTCTAGCAAGTACAGTTTTGGCTCTTGTATACCCACCTTCATTTACATGGTTCACTAACAGGTCCGGTACCACACTTTGAATCATAAAGTTGTTCGTATGATATCATGGACTCATTCtgttggatttctttaaatgataaaattgttcACTAACAGAAGATGACTATTGCCTTAAGCCTAACAATATATGGCTTAATTTAGGAAATACAATAATTGCAGATGATCACAATTTAATGCTAAATGGTACATAGGGTGATCCAGGAAGTGGTTGATTGTTAGTACATATATCTTATGCTTTGCAGGATCCAAGCGAGTCAAAGTTGGTTGAGATAATAGTGTGCAaggaaaaagtaaatttttttgaataaatgtgACATAATAATGCTTTAAATCATCGTTCAACATTCAGGTATTATGCTCCAGCATTAGGCTTTCTGATGTTTGCAGTTGGAGTTAATTCAAGCGAGAAAGATTTTCTTGAAGCATTCCGTAGACCAGCAGCCATTTTTGCTGGGTATATTGGGCAGTTTGTTGTAAAGCCCCTTCTTGGGTATCTTTTCGGCACAGTTTCTATGACTATATTTGGTCTCCCAACCTCCTTAGGTGAGATTTCTTGTAAatcatttcatgaaaatttattataagacCTAACTTCTGATATTGTTTGTTTCAGCTGCTGGGATCATGTTAACCTCTTGTGTTAGCGGGGCACAACTCTCGAATTATGCCACTTTTCTAACTGATCCACAAATGGCCCCTCTTAGCATTGTCATGACATCTCTTTCCACTGCTACTGCGGTCTTCGTCACCCCCTTCTTGTCCTTATTGCTTATTGGCAAAAAGCTGCCGGTTGATGTGAAAGGAATGGTTTCCAACATCCTACAAATTGTGGTCACTCCTATTGCAACTGGGTTACTTTTAAATAGGTATTTAGCATTTATATATGCTATCTTTTCTGTCCCTTTTTTCGTTTAGCATACCACATCATCTCTTACCTTCATCCGCTTGCACCTGCAGATTCTTTCCTAAAATTTGTAACGCAATTCGGCCGCTTCTGCCTCTGCTTTCAGTTTTCGTGACTGCTCTTTGTGTTGGAGCTCCACTTGCTATTAACGTAGAGGCGGTAATGTCACCTTCTGGGATATCGGTGCTGCTGCTGGTGATTGCATTTCATTTGTCAGCATTCATTGCTGGATTCACTCTCACTGGTCTGGTCTTCCATGATTTGCCTGATGCCAAAGCTCTGCAAAGAACACTATCCTATGAGACAGGTAATTAATACCTCAATGATGTTCTCAACACAATTCAGGATAACAATGTTGGTGGAGTTGAACTGATCCCCACACCCCACCCTCACTTGCAGGCATGCAAAGCAGTCTACTGGCCCTCGCACTTGCAAATAGGTTTTTTCAAGATCCACTCGTCAGCATTCCTCCTGCTATTTCTGTAAGTCGATTTATGAACTTTGTGAAAACCCCAAAAAATGGGACCAATGTAACATGATCTGCTTTCTTATGGAGTGATGATTTTTACCGTCACTTTGCAGACCGTAATAATGTCATTGATGGGATTCTCTCTCGTAATGCTATGGGCTCGAAGAAAAGAAACTGCTGTCCAATGATATGAAGAAACTATTGGCGTAAACGATCCGGAATTTACACGTTTATGAGTGTAACTTCAACCCGTTGTTCTGGACAAGGGAGAGGAAATACAATCAGAGCACTTCTTGGTGGAACGATGTGAGGCATGGAACACTACTCAGTCAATATGTTATTCTACTGTACGATGGCTCTGTAAGTGCTAGAAATGAAAAGTTCAGTTCATTCTTCCATGCTAGAAAGTTAGTAATAATATCCTGCTGCCGGGTACGCAAAAGCAATTACTGCCTATCAAAAAGCTACCGACCGTGTAAGATTCAGTTTTCGTAGTCTATATATTGAGAGGCATGTTTCCTGCCATGTATCATCTGCTAGGGATCAGGAGCCatgttttttattgtattttggaTTGTGAATTGGGCAAGAGCTGGATTTCATAGCAAAAACCCGATGAGCCATGCGTTTGCGGTCATGAAGCgtttcaagttttatcgaTAATTTGTCcagtaaaataataaacccAAGAAAACAGGTAATACTAAATAGGGGTTCTCAATATTTAGCACCCtctgaaaatgttaaattatattttcttttcagtaaaaaaattagagttaCACTTGCACTcctaaaaattctcaatttacaCATGACTCATCTCTATTAGGATTTGAATCGAAAATGttgatataaacaaaaaaataaaatacataaattttgaatttttcgattctttgaatattctcatgtatatttttgtacttaattCTGcttgtcaaaattaattgaatttattgatattaaaaagaaaaagttagataaaacttcatatttattttcgattgacttattattgttggaggtcaaatatttttttttatgattaaattatctttatacaTCTTaacacattaatgcatgtgaggaggtatattttcatctttataaGAGTGATTtagtaagaaaaaatttatttgacctgcaataagtcaatcgaaggtaaatataaatttttattttttttgtcaaaatcaataaattcagtaaattttgactaacgaatgagcctatttgttagatgggagcaaacctcaagggtactagacgtaatttttcaaaccatttGAGATCTATGTatgataatttcaaatttcaaagagtgtaattatctgtagtttgaattattgtttagtttttgaa includes:
- the LOC105164182 gene encoding probable sodium/metabolite cotransporter BASS5, chloroplastic isoform X2, with the translated sequence MSSHGKLLHHRHHFHGHRREYLPVKPTGVPAFYFRRNCSHFSGLRLRNSGFGGISRLLLISKCGPDNLSPEWHPNHASEPPKEGTSLMTVLKGANSFLPQVVLASTVLALVYPPSFTWFTNRYYAPALGFLMFAVGVNSSEKDFLEAFRRPAAIFAGYIGQFVVKPLLGYLFGTVSMTIFGLPTSLAAGIMLTSCVSGAQLSNYATFLTDPQMAPLSIVMTSLSTATAVFVTPFLSLLLIGKKLPVDVKGMVSNILQIVVTPIATGLLLNRFFPKICNAIRPLLPLLSVFVTALCVGAPLAINVEAVMSPSGISVLLLVIAFHLSAFIAGFTLTGLVFHDLPDAKALQRTLSYETGMQSSLLALALANRFFQDPLVSIPPAISTVIMSLMGFSLVMLWARRKETAVQ
- the LOC105164182 gene encoding probable sodium/metabolite cotransporter BASS5, chloroplastic isoform X1 encodes the protein MSSHGKLLHHRHHFHGHRREYLPVKPTGVPAFYFRRNCSHFSGLRLRNSGFVELNVGGISRLLLISKCGPDNLSPEWHPNHASEPPKEGTSLMTVLKGANSFLPQVVLASTVLALVYPPSFTWFTNRYYAPALGFLMFAVGVNSSEKDFLEAFRRPAAIFAGYIGQFVVKPLLGYLFGTVSMTIFGLPTSLAAGIMLTSCVSGAQLSNYATFLTDPQMAPLSIVMTSLSTATAVFVTPFLSLLLIGKKLPVDVKGMVSNILQIVVTPIATGLLLNRFFPKICNAIRPLLPLLSVFVTALCVGAPLAINVEAVMSPSGISVLLLVIAFHLSAFIAGFTLTGLVFHDLPDAKALQRTLSYETGMQSSLLALALANRFFQDPLVSIPPAISTVIMSLMGFSLVMLWARRKETAVQ